In the genome of Nocardia sp. NBC_00416, one region contains:
- a CDS encoding DUF1353 domain-containing protein, with protein sequence MGFTSALVVEEIDGTFWKVREPLGYAGADEHFEVPVGFRTDFASVPRPVVWLIPRYGVYTRAAILHDYLLRSDQVSTVDADGLFRRALRECEVSLLRRWMMWTAVRFGSRLRGASAAALAVWTAVAVLSILFLLIPTVVVTVFLMLFWVIELLAWPLDRSRAHDRRKQVPRPEMRS encoded by the coding sequence GTGGGGTTCACCAGTGCGCTCGTGGTCGAGGAGATCGATGGGACGTTCTGGAAGGTCCGGGAGCCGTTGGGATATGCGGGCGCGGACGAGCATTTCGAGGTTCCCGTGGGATTCCGCACCGATTTCGCGTCGGTGCCGCGGCCGGTGGTGTGGTTGATCCCGCGGTACGGCGTGTACACGCGGGCGGCGATCCTGCACGACTATCTGCTGCGCTCGGACCAGGTGAGCACGGTCGACGCCGACGGCCTCTTCCGGCGGGCGCTGCGCGAGTGCGAGGTCTCGCTGCTGCGCCGGTGGATGATGTGGACGGCGGTGCGGTTCGGTAGCCGGCTGCGGGGCGCGTCCGCGGCGGCGCTCGCGGTGTGGACCGCGGTCGCGGTGCTGTCGATCCTGTTCCTGCTGATCCCGACCGTCGTGGTCACCGTGTTCCTGATGCTGTTCTGGGTGATCGAACTGCTGGCGTGGCCGCTGGATCGGTCCCGTGCGCACGACCGGCGCAAGCAGGTGCCGCGGCCGGAGATGCGGAGCTGA
- the bsaP gene encoding biotin synthase auxiliary protein BsaP gives MDARYNPFTGRPIVPGLDEPTARAVELGLEPPRFCEHCGRRMIVQVDPGGWWAKCSRHGVIDSGSLERR, from the coding sequence ATGGACGCGCGCTACAACCCGTTCACGGGCCGGCCGATTGTGCCCGGGCTCGACGAACCGACCGCCCGGGCCGTCGAACTCGGTCTGGAACCACCGCGGTTCTGCGAGCACTGCGGCCGCCGGATGATCGTGCAGGTAGACCCCGGCGGCTGGTGGGCCAAGTGTTCCCGGCACGGCGTGATCGACTCCGGCAGCCTGGAAAGGCGGTAG
- the crcB gene encoding fluoride efflux transporter CrcB yields MNVLLVIAGAAVGAPLRYLLDRAVQARHSGRFPWGTFAVNVSGCLILGGLTGAGLPPAWTVLAGTGFCGAFTTYSTFSYETVRLTEQRAYWHVVRYAGGSIAAGLVAAVLGYTGTHALFG; encoded by the coding sequence GTGAACGTACTACTGGTGATCGCGGGGGCCGCGGTCGGTGCGCCGCTGCGCTATCTGCTCGACCGGGCGGTCCAGGCCCGGCACAGCGGGAGGTTCCCGTGGGGCACGTTCGCCGTCAATGTGTCCGGCTGCCTGATCCTCGGTGGGCTCACCGGAGCGGGCCTGCCCCCGGCGTGGACGGTGCTGGCGGGCACCGGGTTCTGCGGCGCGTTCACGACCTACAGCACCTTCAGCTATGAAACCGTGCGCCTCACCGAACAACGCGCCTACTGGCATGTGGTCCGCTACGCCGGCGGCAGCATCGCCGCGGGACTGGTCGCGGCGGTGCTGGGATATACCGGAACCCACGCACTCTTCGGCTGA
- a CDS encoding 8-amino-7-oxononanoate synthase, with the protein MTTDPLAWLDDRAAARASAGLRRRLRARTAQAAALDLASNDYLGLTRHPEVVAGAVDAVHRWGAGSTGSRLVTGTTTDHELLETELAEFTGFASGLVFASGYAANLGAVTALAGRGSLIVSDAGCHASLVDACRLSRARIEIAPHRDTAAVRRLLADRTEERALVLTDSVFSADGDLAPLAELHRVTRAHGAVLLVDEAHGLGVRGTGGRGLVQEAGLAGEPDVVVTATLSKALAAQGGAVLAGERVRAHLVDTARTMIFDTGLAPAAVGAARAALRVLRRDPGLARRVLDHAAAIARIAGVAAPDSAVVPVVLGDPRIAYDAALACRENGLEVGCFRPPSVPEGTSRLRITARADLSPADLDTIAAVLTPVLARSRAADAVPV; encoded by the coding sequence GTGACCACCGATCCACTGGCCTGGCTCGACGATCGCGCCGCCGCACGCGCGAGCGCCGGATTGCGGCGACGGCTACGCGCGCGAACAGCGCAGGCGGCGGCCCTGGACCTGGCCTCCAACGACTACCTCGGTCTGACCCGTCATCCCGAGGTGGTCGCCGGAGCGGTCGACGCCGTGCACCGGTGGGGCGCGGGGTCCACCGGGTCACGGCTGGTCACCGGGACCACGACCGACCACGAACTCCTGGAGACCGAACTCGCCGAGTTCACCGGATTCGCGTCCGGGCTGGTCTTCGCGTCCGGCTATGCCGCAAACCTCGGCGCCGTCACCGCACTCGCCGGACGAGGCTCGCTCATCGTGTCCGACGCCGGCTGCCACGCCTCGCTCGTCGATGCCTGCCGGCTCTCCCGCGCCCGGATCGAGATCGCCCCGCACCGCGATACCGCCGCCGTACGCCGCCTGCTGGCCGACCGCACCGAAGAACGCGCCCTGGTGCTCACCGATTCGGTGTTCAGCGCCGACGGCGATCTCGCGCCGCTGGCCGAACTCCACCGCGTGACGCGTGCACACGGCGCGGTCCTGCTGGTCGACGAAGCGCACGGACTGGGGGTGCGCGGCACCGGCGGTCGCGGACTCGTCCAGGAAGCGGGACTGGCCGGCGAACCCGATGTGGTGGTGACCGCGACCCTGTCGAAAGCCCTCGCCGCCCAAGGTGGTGCCGTACTGGCCGGCGAACGGGTGCGGGCGCACCTGGTCGACACGGCCCGCACGATGATCTTCGATACCGGCCTCGCGCCCGCCGCGGTGGGGGCGGCCCGCGCCGCGCTGCGGGTCCTGCGCCGCGATCCCGGGCTGGCTCGCCGAGTGCTCGACCACGCCGCCGCGATCGCCCGGATCGCCGGTGTCGCCGCCCCGGATTCGGCGGTGGTGCCGGTGGTGCTCGGCGACCCCCGGATCGCCTACGACGCCGCCCTCGCCTGCCGCGAAAACGGCCTGGAGGTCGGCTGTTTCCGGCCCCCGTCGGTGCCCGAGGGCACTTCGCGGCTGCGGATCACCGCCCGCGCCGACCTGTCCCCCGCCGACCTCGACACCATCGCGGCGGTACTGACACCGGTACTGGCCCGGTCCCGTGCCGCCGATGCGGTGCCCGTATGA
- a CDS encoding fluoride efflux transporter FluC, translating to MPTDPEPVTGPELPVDPDIELRSPRQARELAATHGAILVVIAVGGALGALARYGLIQYWPTPAGGFPWAVFVINVSGSFLLGVLMVVVTELRTPHPLLRPFLGVGVLGGFTTFSTYADEIRALLEPGTIVVGAVYLAATLVAAVSAAAAGMWLARTAGRRGPAGAAR from the coding sequence GTGCCCACCGACCCGGAGCCGGTCACCGGCCCTGAGCTTCCCGTCGATCCGGATATCGAGCTGCGATCCCCGCGCCAGGCCCGCGAACTCGCCGCCACCCACGGCGCGATCCTGGTCGTCATCGCCGTCGGCGGCGCGCTCGGCGCACTGGCCAGGTACGGACTGATCCAGTACTGGCCCACCCCCGCCGGCGGCTTTCCCTGGGCGGTATTCGTCATCAATGTGAGCGGAAGTTTCCTGCTCGGCGTGCTGATGGTCGTGGTCACCGAACTGCGGACCCCGCATCCCCTGCTGCGCCCCTTCCTCGGCGTCGGCGTGCTGGGCGGGTTCACCACCTTCTCCACCTACGCCGACGAGATCCGCGCGCTGCTCGAACCCGGCACGATCGTCGTCGGCGCCGTCTACCTGGCCGCAACCCTGGTCGCGGCGGTATCGGCCGCCGCCGCCGGAATGTGGCTGGCGCGCACCGCCGGACGGCGCGGACCGGCGGGAGCGGCGCGGTGA
- the nadA gene encoding quinolinate synthase NadA, whose amino-acid sequence MATMGAELAPAPGTALRERISDGPTGYTGVEPTPEWAAEVKRLARQRNATILAHNYQLPEIQDVADHVGDSLALSRIAAEAPEGTIVFCGVHFMAETAKILSPDKTVLIPDQRAGCSLADSITAEQLREWKADHPGAVVVSYVNTTAAVKGLTDICCTSSNAVDVVASIDPDREVLFLPDQFLGAHVKRETGRENIHIWMGECHVHAGINGDELNEQARAHPDAELFVHPECGCATSALYLAGEGEFPADRVHILSTGGMIDAARAAKSNQVLVATEVGMLHQLRKAAPGIDFQAVNDRAACKYMKMITPAALLRCLAENRDEVHVDTETAALARHSVQRMIEIGNSGGGE is encoded by the coding sequence ATGGCGACGATGGGAGCAGAATTGGCCCCGGCGCCGGGTACCGCATTGCGGGAGCGGATCAGCGACGGGCCAACGGGCTATACCGGTGTCGAGCCGACACCGGAGTGGGCGGCCGAGGTGAAACGGCTGGCGCGACAGCGCAATGCGACCATTCTCGCGCACAACTATCAGCTGCCCGAGATCCAGGACGTGGCCGACCACGTCGGCGACTCGCTGGCGCTGTCGCGGATCGCGGCCGAAGCCCCCGAGGGCACCATCGTCTTCTGCGGCGTCCACTTCATGGCCGAGACCGCCAAGATCCTGAGCCCGGACAAGACCGTGCTGATCCCCGACCAGCGCGCCGGATGCTCGCTGGCCGATTCGATCACGGCCGAGCAACTGCGCGAATGGAAGGCCGACCATCCCGGCGCGGTCGTGGTGTCCTACGTCAACACCACCGCAGCAGTGAAGGGGCTCACCGATATCTGCTGCACCTCCTCCAATGCCGTCGACGTGGTCGCCTCCATCGACCCCGATCGCGAGGTGCTGTTCCTGCCCGACCAGTTCCTCGGCGCGCACGTGAAACGGGAGACCGGCCGGGAGAACATCCACATCTGGATGGGCGAATGCCACGTCCACGCCGGTATCAACGGCGACGAGCTCAACGAACAGGCCCGCGCCCACCCCGACGCCGAACTCTTCGTGCACCCCGAATGCGGTTGCGCCACTTCCGCGCTGTACCTGGCCGGGGAGGGCGAATTCCCCGCCGACCGGGTGCACATCCTGTCGACCGGCGGCATGATCGACGCCGCCCGCGCCGCGAAATCGAACCAGGTGCTGGTTGCGACGGAGGTCGGGATGCTGCACCAGCTGCGCAAGGCGGCCCCCGGAATCGATTTCCAGGCCGTGAACGATCGCGCCGCCTGCAAGTACATGAAGATGATCACCCCCGCGGCCCTGTTGCGCTGCCTCGCCGAGAATCGCGACGAAGTGCACGTCGATACCGAGACCGCCGCGCTGGCTCGGCATTCGGTCCAGCGCATGATCGAAATCGGCAATTCCGGCGGCGGCGAATGA
- the bioB gene encoding biotin synthase BioB, with the protein MTQAPVRNADPAATTADVLTLAREQVLDRGTGLTREQTLEVLRLGDDRLEELLELAHEVRMKWCGPEVEVEGIISLKTGGCPEDCHFCSQSGLFQSPVRAAWLDIPSLVEAAKQTAKTGATEFCIVAAVRGPDERLMTQVAAGVEAIRNEVDIQVACSLGMLTQDQVDRLAAMGVHRYNHNLETARSYFPNVVTTHSWEERWDTLRMVRAAGMEVCCGGILGMGESLAQRAEFAANLAELDPDEVPLNFLNPRPGTPFGDLDVLPAADALRAVAAFRLALPRTLLRFAGGREITLGDLGAKKGILGGINAVIVGNYLTTLGRPAEQDLDLLGELEMPIKALNETF; encoded by the coding sequence GTGACCCAGGCACCTGTTAGGAACGCCGACCCCGCAGCGACCACCGCGGATGTGCTGACACTCGCGCGCGAGCAGGTTCTCGACCGCGGGACAGGACTCACCCGCGAACAAACCCTCGAGGTGCTGCGCCTGGGCGACGACCGGCTGGAGGAGTTGCTCGAACTGGCCCACGAGGTGCGCATGAAGTGGTGCGGCCCGGAGGTCGAGGTCGAGGGCATCATCAGCCTCAAAACCGGCGGCTGCCCGGAGGACTGCCATTTCTGCTCGCAGTCGGGTCTGTTCCAGTCGCCGGTGCGCGCGGCCTGGCTGGATATCCCGAGCCTGGTGGAGGCGGCCAAGCAGACCGCCAAGACCGGTGCCACCGAGTTCTGCATCGTGGCCGCGGTCCGCGGCCCCGACGAGCGACTGATGACGCAGGTGGCGGCGGGGGTGGAGGCGATCCGCAACGAGGTCGACATCCAGGTCGCCTGTTCGCTGGGCATGCTCACCCAGGACCAGGTCGACCGGCTCGCAGCCATGGGGGTCCACCGGTACAACCACAACCTCGAGACCGCGCGTTCCTACTTCCCGAACGTGGTCACCACGCACAGCTGGGAGGAACGCTGGGACACACTGCGAATGGTGCGCGCGGCCGGCATGGAGGTCTGCTGCGGCGGAATTCTCGGCATGGGCGAAAGCCTGGCGCAGCGTGCCGAATTCGCCGCGAACCTGGCCGAACTCGACCCCGACGAGGTGCCGTTGAACTTCCTCAACCCGCGACCGGGCACACCCTTCGGCGACCTCGACGTTCTGCCCGCCGCCGACGCGCTGCGCGCCGTCGCCGCGTTCCGCCTCGCGCTGCCGCGCACACTGCTGCGCTTCGCCGGTGGCCGGGAGATCACGCTCGGCGATCTCGGCGCGAAGAAAGGAATCCTGGGCGGGATCAACGCGGTCATCGTGGGCAACTACCTCACCACCCTCGGACGCCCGGCCGAACAGGATCTGGACCTGCTGGGCGAACTCGAGATGCCGATCAAGGCACTCAACGAGACATTCTGA
- a CDS encoding DUF2567 domain-containing protein has translation MPGRNRTGLRRELRAAVVLLLAVVVVSLVVGALWGLLAPTERVLVVEPGRGAALVGESLHRFDAMALFTAAGAVTGFLSAVGAWRWRRMRGPIQLVGLILGSVAGARVMAWVGEVVNTWDNPRPEDPPVGQIVALPVELGSLLALVAQPLVAGLVILILAGLSPAEDLGTGFLSPFDDSRPQPYADPESDAAAYQRDPPESPPAGDPSRAGASAGSVRADALSADDSPPARPS, from the coding sequence GTGCCCGGGCGGAACCGGACCGGGTTGCGACGGGAGCTGCGCGCCGCCGTCGTACTGCTGCTCGCGGTGGTCGTGGTGAGTCTGGTGGTGGGCGCGCTCTGGGGCTTGCTGGCGCCGACCGAACGGGTGCTGGTCGTCGAGCCGGGTCGCGGCGCCGCGCTGGTCGGTGAGAGCCTGCACCGCTTCGACGCCATGGCGCTGTTCACGGCGGCCGGTGCGGTCACCGGTTTCCTCTCGGCGGTCGGTGCGTGGCGCTGGCGGCGGATGCGCGGTCCGATCCAGCTCGTCGGCCTGATACTCGGCTCGGTGGCCGGCGCCCGGGTGATGGCCTGGGTCGGGGAAGTCGTCAACACCTGGGACAATCCGCGGCCCGAGGATCCGCCGGTAGGCCAGATCGTCGCCCTGCCCGTCGAGCTGGGCAGCCTGCTGGCGCTGGTCGCGCAACCGCTCGTGGCCGGGCTGGTGATCCTGATCCTGGCCGGGCTGAGTCCGGCCGAGGATCTCGGGACGGGCTTCCTGAGCCCGTTCGACGATTCCCGGCCGCAGCCCTACGCCGATCCGGAATCCGACGCGGCCGCCTACCAGCGAGATCCACCCGAGTCGCCACCCGCGGGCGACCCGTCTCGGGCCGGTGCGTCGGCGGGGTCCGTCCGGGCCGATGCGCTCTCCGCCGACGATTCGCCGCCGGCAAGACCGAGCTGA
- a CDS encoding NUDIX hydrolase — protein MIENVDQFSTIHESLTAVFQVRRFPANIAPGESGRSGTVDRPGGHSELAVLLWQRALDPQRGTWSLPGGRLRNDEDLDTSARRQLAEKVDVREVNHLEQLSVFSAPDRIPGPRRIASAYLGLVPLTADPRLPDDTSWHRVAALPEMSFDHGTVVQHARTRLAAKLSYTNISFALAPERFTMSTLREIYCAALGYDVDTTNLQRVLTRRKVITPTGDTAAPGRTGGRPASVYRFTDSGLRVTDEFAALRPRA, from the coding sequence ATGATCGAAAACGTGGACCAGTTTAGCACCATCCATGAATCGCTCACCGCGGTGTTCCAGGTTCGCCGGTTCCCCGCGAACATCGCCCCAGGTGAGAGCGGCCGTAGCGGCACAGTGGACCGTCCGGGCGGGCACAGCGAGCTCGCCGTGCTGCTGTGGCAGCGCGCGCTCGACCCGCAACGCGGGACCTGGTCGCTACCGGGCGGCCGGCTGCGCAACGACGAGGATCTGGACACCTCGGCCCGCCGCCAGCTCGCCGAGAAGGTGGACGTCCGCGAGGTGAACCATCTCGAACAGCTGTCGGTGTTCAGCGCCCCGGACCGCATCCCCGGACCGCGCCGGATCGCCTCGGCATACCTGGGGCTGGTCCCCCTCACCGCCGACCCGCGACTGCCCGACGACACCTCCTGGCATCGGGTGGCAGCCCTGCCGGAGATGTCGTTCGACCACGGCACGGTGGTCCAGCACGCCCGCACCCGCCTCGCCGCGAAACTCTCCTACACGAATATCTCGTTCGCGCTGGCCCCCGAGCGTTTCACCATGTCCACACTCCGGGAAATCTATTGCGCCGCACTGGGTTACGATGTCGACACCACGAACCTGCAACGCGTCCTGACCCGGCGCAAGGTGATCACCCCCACCGGCGACACCGCCGCCCCGGGCCGCACCGGCGGACGCCCCGCGTCGGTCTACCGATTCACCGATTCCGGGCTTCGGGTCACCGACGAGTTCGCCGCGCTGCGCCCTCGCGCCTGA
- a CDS encoding TetR/AcrR family transcriptional regulator C-terminal domain-containing protein yields MQLHRDDVVDGAIAILDQYGLADLTMRRLAGALRVQPGALYWHFPNKQALLGAVADRILAPMERPVAAGDWSGALTELAHRLRDCLLTYRDGAELVSATYASRLTTSTGRERLAGTVVRAGIPREQAELAAYTLLYYVLGHTVDEQSRMQMDSAGALTDPPAESTGPLAESPDPTARFDFGLQLFTAGIRHRLGSDVR; encoded by the coding sequence GTGCAGTTACACCGGGACGACGTCGTGGACGGGGCCATCGCCATCCTCGACCAGTACGGCCTGGCCGACCTCACCATGCGCCGGCTCGCCGGCGCCCTGCGGGTCCAGCCCGGTGCGCTGTACTGGCACTTCCCCAACAAACAAGCCCTGCTCGGCGCGGTGGCCGACCGCATCCTCGCCCCGATGGAACGACCCGTGGCCGCCGGTGACTGGTCGGGAGCGCTCACCGAACTGGCCCACCGGCTGCGCGACTGCCTGCTCACCTACCGCGACGGCGCGGAACTGGTCTCGGCCACCTACGCCTCCCGCCTCACCACCAGCACCGGCCGGGAGCGGCTGGCCGGGACCGTCGTCCGCGCCGGCATACCGCGCGAACAGGCCGAACTCGCCGCCTACACACTGCTGTACTACGTGCTCGGGCACACCGTGGACGAACAATCCCGGATGCAGATGGACTCGGCCGGAGCCCTGACCGACCCGCCCGCCGAGTCGACCGGTCCGCTCGCCGAATCCCCTGACCCGACGGCCCGCTTCGATTTCGGACTGCAACTGTTCACCGCCGGAATCCGGCATCGCCTGGGCTCCGACGTGCGCTGA